From one Butyricimonas faecihominis genomic stretch:
- a CDS encoding SRPBCC domain-containing protein, translating into MNFKYTIDITADPEEVFTALTNPFQIELWSGYPAEMKAEEGFVFSLWEGDICGVNLEVKSNHLLVQEWFFGETDQRSIVTIKLKKDGPRTRVELEHTNIPDEVFEEIVEGWKEYYLGSIKGLLEMY; encoded by the coding sequence ATGAATTTTAAATATACAATTGATATTACGGCTGATCCGGAGGAAGTCTTTACGGCATTGACGAATCCTTTTCAAATCGAACTGTGGAGTGGTTATCCCGCGGAAATGAAAGCAGAGGAAGGATTCGTGTTTTCTTTATGGGAGGGAGATATTTGTGGCGTGAATCTGGAGGTAAAGTCCAATCATTTGCTTGTTCAAGAATGGTTTTTCGGGGAGACGGATCAACGTTCTATTGTGACCATTAAATTAAAAAAAGACGGTCCCCGGACTCGTGTAGAATTAGAACATACAAATATTCCAGATGAGGTCTTCGAGGAGATCGTTGAAGGTTGGAAAGAGTATTACTTGGGTTCTATTAAGGGCCTATTGGAAATGTACTAA
- a CDS encoding YeiH family protein — MSKLKISEDWTSTIVGWFIILLVVFQLKPHWPSFSWLDADALMNKVFTLDNVGHALIVFCFMFLMALIAGLFTGKKLKMIAASFPVVFFLTLLAMVVGGNKFLKDWGFETVIFSLLIGLFISNIFYIPKWLKESLSSELFVKIGLVLLGTTVLFDDLLKAGALGLIQSCVVVFTVWNFCFWLCRKMKIDKEMSLMLSSAVSICGVSAAVATAGAIKGDKTKLSYVVSLVLVVAVPMILIMPGLAKLMGLPEDMAGAWIGGTIDTTGAVAATGAIYGEVALQTSTIVKFSQNVLLGVAAFLISIYWSYSKKEVTEEKPTLKVIWLRFPKFVLGFVAASLVFSFCVAPEVVSDAKPILKNIQGMWFALAFMSIGLETDFKSLITSENRRSTYAFLGAQAFNVVFTLFVAWILFGLIA, encoded by the coding sequence ATGAGCAAGTTAAAGATTTCCGAAGATTGGACCTCTACTATCGTGGGGTGGTTTATAATTCTTTTAGTCGTATTTCAATTAAAACCTCATTGGCCTTCTTTCAGTTGGCTGGATGCTGACGCATTAATGAATAAGGTTTTCACGTTGGATAACGTGGGACATGCTCTGATTGTTTTCTGTTTTATGTTCCTGATGGCATTGATTGCCGGGTTATTTACGGGTAAAAAATTGAAAATGATTGCTGCAAGTTTTCCGGTCGTGTTCTTCCTTACGCTTTTGGCCATGGTTGTCGGAGGAAATAAATTTCTAAAGGATTGGGGATTTGAAACCGTGATATTTAGTTTATTGATAGGACTTTTCATTAGTAATATATTTTATATTCCCAAGTGGTTGAAGGAGTCACTTTCTTCTGAACTATTCGTGAAGATCGGTTTGGTGTTACTTGGGACGACTGTACTCTTTGATGATTTGTTGAAAGCCGGGGCATTAGGATTGATTCAATCTTGTGTCGTTGTCTTTACCGTATGGAATTTCTGCTTTTGGTTATGTCGTAAAATGAAAATTGACAAAGAAATGTCATTGATGCTTTCCAGTGCTGTGTCCATTTGTGGCGTGTCTGCGGCTGTTGCTACTGCCGGAGCTATCAAGGGGGACAAAACAAAATTGTCATACGTGGTATCGTTAGTGTTGGTCGTGGCCGTGCCGATGATTTTGATCATGCCCGGTTTGGCTAAGTTGATGGGATTACCTGAGGATATGGCAGGGGCTTGGATTGGGGGAACGATTGACACGACCGGGGCCGTGGCTGCAACCGGAGCTATATATGGAGAAGTAGCCTTGCAGACAAGTACGATCGTGAAGTTCTCACAGAACGTGTTATTGGGAGTTGCGGCCTTCTTAATTAGTATTTATTGGTCTTATTCGAAGAAAGAGGTTACAGAAGAGAAACCGACGTTAAAAGTAATTTGGTTACGTTTTCCGAAATTCGTGTTGGGATTTGTTGCGGCTTCTCTTGTTTTTTCATTCTGCGTTGCTCCAGAGGTCGTGTCTGATGCTAAACCAATTTTGAAGAATATTCAAGGTATGTGGTTTGCCTTGGCATTTATGTCTATTGGGTTGGAGACGGATTTCAAAAGCTTGATAACCTCTGAAAATCGTCGTTCTACGTATGCTTTTCTGGGGGCGCAAGCGTTTAACGTGGTATTTACTTTATTTGTAGCCTGGATTCTTTTCGGACTAATCGCGTAA
- the fsa gene encoding fructose-6-phosphate aldolase: MKFFIDTANLDQIREANDLGVLDGVTTNPSLMAKEGIKGDENCRKHYVEICNIVDGDVSAEVIATDYEGMIKEGEELAALHPNIVVKVPCIADGIKAIKYFTNKGIRTNCTLVFSPGQALLAAKAGATYVSPFVGRLDDISSDGIELVEKIVDMYAYYGFNTQVLAASIRHTQHIIQCIEAGADVATCPLSAIKGLLKHPLTDSGLATFLADHKKVNS; this comes from the coding sequence ATGAAATTTTTTATTGATACGGCAAATCTTGACCAGATTCGCGAGGCAAATGACCTTGGTGTGTTGGATGGTGTAACCACCAATCCGTCTTTAATGGCAAAAGAGGGTATCAAAGGTGACGAGAATTGTAGAAAACATTACGTTGAGATTTGCAATATCGTGGATGGTGATGTAAGCGCAGAGGTGATTGCGACTGATTATGAAGGTATGATTAAAGAGGGGGAGGAATTAGCCGCTTTGCACCCGAATATCGTGGTAAAAGTACCTTGTATTGCTGATGGCATTAAGGCTATCAAATATTTTACCAACAAGGGAATCCGTACGAATTGTACGTTAGTGTTCTCTCCGGGACAGGCTTTGTTGGCTGCTAAAGCTGGTGCAACTTACGTGTCTCCTTTCGTGGGACGTTTGGATGACATCAGTAGTGATGGGATCGAGTTGGTGGAAAAGATCGTGGATATGTATGCTTATTATGGTTTCAACACGCAAGTATTGGCCGCTTCAATTCGCCACACACAACATATCATTCAATGTATTGAGGCTGGGGCGGACGTTGCAACCTGCCCGTTGAGTGCGATCAAAGGTTTGTTAAAACACCCGCTGACGGATTCCGGTTTGGCTACGTTCTTGGCTGATCATAAGAAAGTGAATTCATAA
- a CDS encoding L-threonylcarbamoyladenylate synthase yields MLVRLFEDNPNDREIRKIVELLRDGGVIIYPTDTIYAIGCDINSVKAVQRVSAIRGVKAEKANFSMICKDLGNIAAYAKVSNEEFRLMKQYLPGPYTFVLPATSKLPNVLMNRRKTIGIRIPKNFIVQAIVEELGGPLLTTSVKAAEGEVEEYITDPELIHEKYNRLVDLVIDGGYGNNIPSTVIDCTGDEIIVTRQGLGEL; encoded by the coding sequence ATGCTTGTACGTTTATTCGAGGACAATCCCAATGATCGGGAGATTCGAAAGATCGTTGAGCTCTTGCGTGATGGTGGTGTTATCATTTACCCGACGGACACGATTTACGCGATCGGGTGTGATATAAATAGCGTGAAGGCCGTTCAACGGGTTTCGGCTATTCGTGGTGTGAAAGCAGAGAAAGCAAATTTCTCGATGATCTGTAAGGATCTGGGAAACATCGCTGCTTATGCAAAAGTAAGTAATGAAGAGTTTCGGTTGATGAAACAATATTTACCGGGACCATATACTTTTGTGTTGCCGGCTACCAGTAAGTTGCCCAATGTCTTAATGAATAGACGTAAAACAATAGGTATTCGAATACCCAAAAATTTTATTGTTCAGGCTATTGTCGAAGAGCTGGGCGGACCTTTGCTGACCACTTCTGTGAAAGCTGCTGAAGGAGAAGTCGAGGAATATATCACTGATCCGGAATTGATTCATGAGAAGTATAATCGTCTAGTTGATCTGGTCATAGACGGAGGATATGGGAATAATATTCCTTCGACAGTGATTGATTGTACGGGGGATGAAATTATTGTCACGAGGCAGGGATTGGGTGAATTGTAG
- a CDS encoding TrkH family potassium uptake protein has protein sequence MINFRFITNIIGKLLFVESAFLILCIIVALIYGENDLMAFVYSAIITLGVGSLMTFTVKVKDRVLAKKDGYFIVTCTWIIFTIFGCLPYLFGGTIPSIVDAIFETMSGFTTTGSSVINNVEALPHATLFWRSLTQWMGGMGIIVLLLAIIPGLGIEGRDLFVAEVPGPTHDKFTATFKSTARRMWYLYISLTAAQAILLLLGNMDLFDAICHAFTTMATGGYSTKQASLAYWDSAYIQYVVIIFMFIAGTNFGLLYVMLHGKFRKLFHDEEFKLYLYITLGASAIIAIVLFLNGYANLELSIRESIFQVVTILTTTGFATADYLLWPPLTGAIIFALLFIGACAGSTSGGLKCIRLNLLFKNSFIEMKRIIHPNGIINVKYNGKSVHPNIMTGVMGFFILYMFIFAISSLIMSLFTQDIATACSAVISSMSNVGPGFGEIGPMDNFANLHDFAKIFLSILMMVGRLEIFTVLVLFSKTFWKK, from the coding sequence ATGATCAACTTTAGGTTCATTACCAACATTATAGGGAAACTATTATTTGTAGAAAGCGCATTCCTTATCTTATGCATTATTGTCGCCTTGATATACGGGGAGAACGATCTCATGGCTTTCGTTTACTCTGCGATCATCACGCTGGGAGTCGGGAGCCTCATGACATTTACAGTGAAAGTCAAAGACCGGGTACTTGCTAAAAAAGACGGCTATTTTATTGTAACCTGCACGTGGATCATCTTCACCATCTTCGGTTGCTTACCTTACTTATTCGGAGGAACAATTCCGTCAATTGTTGACGCCATATTCGAAACCATGTCCGGTTTCACAACAACAGGTTCCTCGGTAATAAACAACGTCGAGGCCTTACCACATGCCACTCTATTCTGGCGCTCCCTAACTCAATGGATGGGCGGTATGGGTATCATCGTGTTACTTTTAGCTATCATCCCCGGCTTGGGAATCGAGGGACGTGATCTCTTCGTAGCCGAAGTACCAGGTCCGACACATGACAAATTTACGGCAACCTTCAAATCAACAGCCCGACGTATGTGGTATCTCTATATTTCACTAACTGCTGCCCAAGCTATTTTACTGTTATTGGGAAATATGGATCTCTTTGATGCCATCTGTCACGCATTCACAACAATGGCTACTGGAGGATATTCGACCAAACAAGCCAGCCTTGCCTATTGGGACTCCGCATACATCCAATATGTGGTCATTATATTCATGTTTATTGCCGGAACGAATTTCGGCTTACTCTATGTCATGTTGCACGGCAAATTCCGCAAATTGTTTCATGATGAAGAGTTCAAATTATATCTTTACATCACGTTAGGAGCCAGTGCAATCATCGCAATCGTTCTATTCCTAAACGGTTATGCAAACTTAGAATTAAGCATCCGAGAATCTATATTTCAAGTAGTTACCATTCTGACAACAACGGGATTCGCTACCGCAGACTATCTATTATGGCCACCTCTCACGGGTGCCATCATCTTTGCACTCTTATTCATCGGGGCCTGTGCTGGTTCAACTTCGGGTGGCTTAAAATGTATCCGGCTCAATCTATTATTCAAAAACTCGTTTATCGAAATGAAACGGATCATTCATCCTAACGGAATTATCAATGTCAAGTATAACGGGAAAAGCGTTCACCCCAATATTATGACCGGAGTGATGGGCTTCTTTATCCTGTATATGTTTATTTTCGCTATCTCCAGCCTAATCATGTCACTATTTACTCAGGATATAGCCACAGCTTGTAGCGCTGTTATCTCTAGTATGAGTAACGTGGGTCCCGGATTTGGAGAGATTGGACCTATGGACAATTTTGCGAATCTACACGACTTTGCCAAGATATTTTTATCCATTCTGATGATGGTCGGACGTCTGGAAATATTCACGGTTCTCGTTCTATTCAGTAAAACATTCTGGAAAAAGTAA
- the trkA gene encoding Trk system potassium transporter TrkA gives MDIVIAGAGEVGTHLANMLSKQEHNIMLIDSDEEKLELLGNQLDVMSIVGSCTSIGALKDAGVHKCDLFIAVNHQEDQNINSAILAKKLGAKQTIARVNNSEYLEDENKEYLKMIGIDSLIYPERLAAEEIVASLKQSGSRQLHEFSDGRLQLLGIKLWENAPVLNLTLIKMAERYGAQHFRVVAIKRADHTIIPRGNDSFRYGDLVFIVTKPFYVPNVFALCGKSQYEVKNVVIVGGSRIGIKTASLLEKNYNVKIIEKDREKCILIADKLKSTLVINGDGRDLALLREEGIKNTDAFISVTHSSETNILSCLLAKKLGVKKSVAEVENIDYIDLAENIGIGTLVNTKLIAASHIYRYTMNVDVKHLKFLTFSEAEVFEVTAEPGSKITRKTLADMNFPENATVGGVIRNGDAIIAKGDVQIEAGDKVVIFALPSAVKKVIKLFQK, from the coding sequence ATGGACATAGTCATAGCGGGAGCAGGAGAAGTGGGGACACATCTCGCGAATATGCTTAGCAAGCAAGAACATAATATCATGCTGATTGACAGCGATGAAGAAAAATTGGAATTACTGGGTAATCAATTGGATGTTATGTCAATTGTGGGATCTTGTACCTCAATTGGTGCATTGAAAGATGCAGGAGTACACAAGTGTGATTTGTTTATTGCAGTCAATCACCAAGAAGATCAAAATATCAACTCAGCGATCTTGGCTAAAAAACTCGGGGCCAAACAAACCATTGCCCGGGTAAACAATAGTGAATATTTGGAAGACGAGAACAAAGAGTACTTGAAAATGATCGGTATTGATTCGCTGATTTACCCGGAACGATTGGCTGCGGAAGAAATTGTAGCCTCCTTAAAACAGAGTGGTTCAAGGCAGTTACACGAATTCTCTGATGGCCGCCTGCAATTATTAGGAATCAAACTTTGGGAGAATGCCCCGGTACTCAACTTAACCTTGATAAAAATGGCAGAACGTTACGGTGCCCAGCATTTCCGCGTCGTGGCTATCAAACGAGCAGATCACACTATTATCCCGCGAGGAAATGACTCTTTCCGCTATGGAGACTTGGTATTTATTGTAACCAAGCCTTTCTATGTCCCCAATGTATTCGCTCTTTGTGGCAAATCACAATATGAAGTTAAGAATGTTGTTATTGTGGGAGGTTCTCGTATCGGTATCAAAACAGCTTCTCTGTTAGAGAAAAATTACAACGTGAAGATTATCGAAAAGGATCGGGAGAAATGTATTCTCATCGCCGACAAATTAAAATCCACGCTGGTAATCAATGGTGACGGAAGAGATTTGGCCTTATTACGAGAAGAGGGAATAAAAAACACGGATGCCTTTATCAGTGTAACCCACTCGTCCGAAACCAACATTCTGTCCTGCTTGTTAGCTAAAAAGCTCGGGGTAAAAAAGAGCGTGGCTGAAGTCGAGAATATCGACTACATTGATCTGGCAGAAAACATCGGTATTGGCACTCTCGTGAACACGAAATTAATTGCAGCCTCTCATATTTATCGTTACACGATGAACGTGGATGTAAAGCATTTGAAATTCCTCACGTTCTCGGAAGCTGAGGTTTTCGAAGTTACAGCAGAACCGGGTTCCAAGATCACCCGTAAAACTTTGGCAGATATGAATTTTCCGGAGAATGCAACTGTCGGGGGTGTTATCCGTAACGGGGATGCCATTATAGCTAAAGGAGACGTACAGATCGAGGCAGGAGACAAGGTAGTCATTTTCGCCTTACCTAGTGCCGTGAAGAAAGTAATCAAATTGTTTCAAAAATGA
- a CDS encoding ComEC/Rec2 family competence protein, with amino-acid sequence MRPIYWHRFPFLFLVIPLILGITASQYLSSFPSTFILGVIIISFSLLFIIQKVRSGLPFVLLAFTELFSTGIYLSETKTPSITAGKTYQLTGRCNQILSPGKLVISSPHLCTYLQIPDSMKVSVGDSLSGLIRLYPLQTSHNRHDFNYNNYLQHQGIQAKGFPVGEIHKTGHSQDLYSVCHMIRNNLATKLQQVIPDSTTYKLLAALCLGCRQEITSDTKELFQNTGTIHILAISGLHIGAIFAFFLCLLRLFHFKSRKSRLILIPLIWFVACITGLSPSACRAATILSFITIGEVFKQETIPLNAIAAAAFFSLLINPELLYSVSFQMSYAAYTGIILIYPLMRIKKMHKFFRPLYTLLCISFSAQVMTLPIMAYYFHSISLNSIFINLIAVPAASFLLYGGILLLALPGFINFYLSYIIISLTHLFIFSLQLFSKIVINLPDLYPTATHVILFYLIIVLVIIYLITRKRHVLKFICYSMSILLVFHGCFTFYIQNHQEIVIRNLYKHSAILLNYKGYYTYLKTTNPDDGLSTYITANHLQALPTHEAFVGQQIKFIRNHLSSPQCSISIIDHTYPTFSNEDIVIITENIYPPDSLKFHPQQIIMDNSNTGRCTQAWQKFCLKNQIPFFKTSEVGTIILKI; translated from the coding sequence TTGCGCCCTATTTACTGGCATAGATTTCCTTTTCTCTTTCTCGTGATCCCGTTGATCTTGGGAATTACTGCCAGTCAATATTTATCAAGCTTTCCTTCGACGTTCATTTTAGGTGTCATTATTATATCTTTTTCCCTGCTTTTCATTATCCAGAAAGTTCGTTCCGGCCTTCCGTTTGTACTACTCGCTTTTACTGAACTTTTCTCCACGGGGATATATCTATCGGAAACCAAGACACCCTCGATCACTGCAGGCAAAACTTATCAATTAACAGGACGCTGCAATCAAATTCTTTCCCCCGGAAAGCTTGTCATTTCCTCACCTCATTTATGCACGTATTTACAAATTCCAGATTCCATGAAAGTCTCGGTTGGGGATTCCCTTTCCGGGCTGATAAGATTATACCCTTTACAAACCTCACATAATCGCCATGATTTCAATTACAACAACTACTTACAACATCAAGGTATACAGGCCAAAGGCTTTCCGGTTGGTGAAATCCATAAAACCGGACACTCGCAAGACCTTTATTCCGTGTGTCACATGATTCGAAATAACTTAGCAACTAAACTACAACAGGTCATCCCAGATAGCACGACGTACAAGCTATTAGCAGCTCTTTGCCTGGGATGTAGACAAGAAATCACTTCTGATACGAAAGAACTATTCCAAAACACGGGAACGATTCATATTCTTGCCATATCTGGATTACATATAGGAGCTATATTCGCATTTTTCTTGTGCCTATTAAGGTTATTCCATTTTAAAAGTAGAAAATCCCGTTTGATTCTGATTCCGCTAATATGGTTCGTCGCCTGCATTACCGGCCTCTCCCCCTCTGCTTGTAGAGCAGCAACCATCCTAAGCTTTATTACGATTGGAGAGGTATTCAAGCAAGAAACAATTCCCTTGAATGCCATTGCCGCTGCGGCCTTTTTTTCACTTCTTATCAATCCGGAATTACTCTATTCTGTCAGTTTCCAAATGTCATACGCAGCCTACACCGGGATCATTCTAATTTACCCATTGATGCGAATTAAAAAGATGCACAAGTTCTTCCGCCCCTTATACACGCTACTCTGCATTAGTTTTTCTGCACAAGTCATGACATTACCCATCATGGCTTACTATTTCCATTCCATCAGTTTGAACAGTATCTTCATAAATCTTATCGCAGTACCCGCCGCTTCTTTCCTTTTATATGGAGGAATCCTGCTACTTGCATTACCGGGATTCATCAATTTTTATTTGTCATATATCATCATAAGTCTAACACATCTATTTATTTTCAGCCTACAACTATTTTCCAAAATCGTGATAAACTTACCGGATTTATACCCGACGGCAACCCACGTCATACTATTTTATCTCATCATCGTCCTTGTCATCATTTATTTGATCACGAGAAAACGTCACGTCCTTAAATTTATCTGTTATAGCATGAGTATATTGCTCGTTTTTCATGGCTGTTTCACGTTCTATATACAAAACCATCAGGAAATCGTGATTCGTAATCTCTACAAACATTCCGCTATTTTATTGAATTACAAGGGTTATTACACTTACCTCAAAACCACGAATCCCGATGACGGTTTGTCCACTTATATCACAGCCAATCACTTACAAGCTTTACCCACCCATGAGGCTTTTGTCGGACAACAAATAAAATTCATTCGGAATCACCTGTCATCTCCTCAATGTTCTATATCAATAATTGACCACACTTACCCTACATTTTCGAATGAAGACATTGTCATCATTACCGAAAATATTTACCCACCCGACTCACTCAAGTTCCATCCGCAGCAAATTATCATGGACAACTCGAACACGGGTCGCTGCACGCAAGCTTGGCAAAAGTTCTGTCTCAAGAACCAGATCCCGTTTTTCAAGACAAGCGAAGTGGGAACAATTATCTTGAAAATATAG
- the def gene encoding peptide deformylase, protein MLLPIYIYGHPVLRKVSEDITPEYAGLSKLLDDMWQTMYESDGVGLAAPQIGKNIRIFVIDGSPFEELDPDCKDFKKAFINAHILERSGDDVPFNEGCLSIPGIHEDVMRKDRIKITYRDENWVEHVEEFTGTRARIIQHEYDHLDGIVFTDHLSALKKRLLKGKLNNISAGKFKQSYRVVLPK, encoded by the coding sequence ATGCTTTTACCTATTTACATTTATGGACATCCGGTTCTTCGGAAAGTTTCCGAAGACATCACCCCGGAATATGCGGGATTGAGTAAATTACTCGACGATATGTGGCAAACAATGTACGAATCAGATGGAGTCGGACTAGCTGCCCCGCAAATTGGAAAAAACATTCGTATTTTCGTAATCGACGGGTCCCCATTCGAGGAACTGGATCCGGATTGCAAGGATTTTAAGAAAGCTTTTATCAACGCACATATCTTAGAGCGTTCGGGCGATGACGTACCTTTCAACGAAGGTTGCCTAAGTATTCCCGGTATCCACGAAGATGTTATGCGAAAAGACCGGATAAAAATTACCTACCGGGATGAAAACTGGGTAGAACACGTGGAAGAATTCACGGGAACCCGTGCCCGCATTATCCAGCACGAGTACGATCATCTAGACGGGATTGTCTTCACGGATCACCTATCTGCATTGAAAAAACGTTTACTCAAAGGAAAACTGAATAACATCAGTGCCGGAAAATTCAAACAAAGTTACAGGGTAGTATTACCCAAGTAA
- the ruvX gene encoding Holliday junction resolvase RuvX: MGRIIAIDYGKKRVGIAVTDPCQIIANSLTTVRSHEVLQFLQNYCLKEKVDLIVVGHPKQMDNTDSESMTYIKPFLTALGRKLPDIPIVMYDERFTSVLAHKAMIEGGAKKKQRQDKAIIDAISATIILQSYMESQRNLNI, from the coding sequence TTGGGAAGAATTATTGCTATTGATTACGGAAAAAAGAGAGTGGGCATAGCCGTTACCGATCCATGCCAAATTATTGCCAACAGTCTAACCACGGTCAGATCACATGAGGTATTGCAATTTTTGCAGAACTATTGCTTGAAAGAGAAGGTAGACTTGATTGTTGTGGGACATCCCAAGCAAATGGACAACACTGATTCGGAAAGCATGACCTATATCAAACCTTTTCTTACCGCTCTCGGTCGTAAGCTACCGGATATACCCATCGTTATGTATGACGAACGTTTCACTTCCGTACTGGCCCACAAAGCCATGATTGAAGGAGGGGCAAAAAAGAAACAACGTCAAGACAAAGCGATAATCGATGCTATTAGTGCAACGATTATATTGCAATCGTATATGGAATCACAAAGAAATCTGAATATTTAA
- a CDS encoding FtsB family cell division protein, giving the protein MGLLFVIWIALFDKYSFIDRLQLRSKINQLENEQKYYREKIEEDKRKKEELLGSRDNLEKFAREQYLMKKENEDIFIIVKE; this is encoded by the coding sequence GTGGGGCTGCTATTTGTTATCTGGATCGCTCTGTTCGATAAATACAGTTTTATCGACCGGTTACAGTTGCGTTCAAAAATCAACCAATTGGAGAACGAACAAAAGTATTACCGGGAGAAGATAGAAGAGGACAAACGTAAGAAAGAGGAGTTGTTGGGAAGCCGGGATAACCTAGAGAAGTTTGCTAGAGAGCAGTATTTAATGAAGAAAGAAAACGAGGATATTTTCATCATTGTAAAGGAATAA
- a CDS encoding carbamate kinase has translation MEKKLAVIALGGNALLRGNQKGTIEEQNANTIDTLENLVYLIKEGYNLIISHGNGPQVGNVLMDNAAGVEKYDNAAMPLDVCVAFTQGQIGYMIERNLRNILKEHGLQRNVISMVSQVIVDKNDPALQNPTKRVGKIYMKDEADKLAQEKGWVFKEEIKVEGGWRRVVPSPDPKDFMNADLVERLAREGNIVITTGGGGIPVYIDEKGDIQPIEGVIDKDLASAMVGTRVKADEFYILTDVPYIYKDYKKPTEKKLEFLDYADTMKYLEEGVFAEGSMAPKIRACLRFVKAGGQKSVITEATKLEDRRYGSKITMEYEDDRR, from the coding sequence ATGGAAAAAAAATTAGCAGTTATCGCGTTGGGAGGTAATGCTCTTTTGAGAGGAAATCAAAAAGGTACTATTGAAGAGCAAAATGCCAATACCATCGACACTTTGGAGAATTTGGTATATTTAATAAAAGAAGGATATAATCTGATTATTTCTCATGGAAACGGTCCTCAGGTTGGAAACGTTTTGATGGATAACGCTGCCGGTGTGGAGAAATATGACAATGCCGCTATGCCATTGGATGTTTGTGTGGCTTTCACGCAAGGACAAATCGGGTACATGATTGAACGTAATTTACGTAATATCTTGAAAGAACACGGGCTACAACGTAACGTGATCTCCATGGTATCACAGGTGATTGTTGACAAGAACGATCCGGCTTTACAGAATCCGACCAAACGGGTAGGAAAAATTTACATGAAGGATGAGGCTGATAAATTAGCTCAAGAGAAAGGTTGGGTGTTCAAAGAAGAGATCAAGGTAGAAGGTGGTTGGCGTCGAGTGGTTCCTTCGCCGGATCCGAAAGATTTTATGAATGCTGATTTGGTAGAGCGTTTGGCTCGTGAAGGAAACATCGTGATCACGACCGGTGGGGGTGGTATTCCGGTATATATTGATGAGAAAGGTGATATTCAACCGATCGAAGGGGTAATCGACAAGGATTTGGCTTCAGCCATGGTTGGAACCCGTGTAAAAGCGGATGAATTCTATATTTTGACGGATGTGCCTTATATTTATAAGGATTACAAGAAACCAACAGAGAAAAAATTGGAATTCCTTGATTATGCCGATACGATGAAGTATTTGGAAGAGGGAGTTTTTGCGGAAGGTAGTATGGCCCCGAAAATTCGGGCTTGTTTGCGCTTCGTGAAAGCCGGAGGGCAAAAATCCGTTATCACGGAGGCAACCAAGTTGGAAGATCGGAGATATGGTTCCAAGATTACAATGGAATACGAGGATGACAGAAGATAA